Proteins from a single region of Balneolaceae bacterium:
- the rpsG gene encoding 30S ribosomal protein S7: MRRKTAEKREIQPDPIFHDKLVTRFVNNLMRDGKKGVARKILYQAFEMVEEKTGEQPLEVFKSALSNTTPVVEVKSRRVGGATYQVPVEVRTDRGTALGMRWIISASRQRNDKSMAIRLGRELIDAANNEGGAVRKKDETHRMAEANKAFAHFRF, translated from the coding sequence ATGCGAAGAAAAACAGCTGAAAAAAGAGAAATTCAACCCGATCCAATTTTTCATGACAAACTGGTTACACGGTTTGTGAATAATCTGATGAGGGATGGAAAGAAAGGAGTAGCCAGAAAGATTTTATACCAGGCTTTTGAAATGGTCGAAGAAAAAACCGGCGAACAACCTCTTGAAGTATTTAAATCTGCTTTAAGTAATACTACACCGGTTGTTGAAGTTAAAAGTCGTCGGGTAGGTGGAGCTACTTACCAAGTGCCTGTTGAAGTACGTACGGACAGGGGAACGGCTCTTGGAATGAGATGGATAATTAGTGCCTCGAGACAGAGAAATGATAAATCGATGGCCATAAGGTTAGGCCGTGAACTGATTGATGCCGCTAATAATGAAGGTGGTGCGGTTCGCAAGAAAGATGAAACCCACAGAATGGCAGAAGCGAACAAAGCATTTGCTCATTTCAGGTTCTGA
- the recG gene encoding ATP-dependent DNA helicase RecG: MKLLDLHNLSQKRLKALHQSGIQTPLDLLTLFPRRYIDKSNIQPIKNLYQFSDPVTIVGKVKSKNVAGYKYKRRLEVLVQDNTAVCKAVFFKGWKYFINQFEEGSWVSLYGKAKKYGKYMSMAHPEVEQLESLDKMKIPDTLIPIYPSNKHFSKAYISNKIVTGWIQEILETVSFEDFLPENILSNHNFPARGKAFQMIHQPKTRQQATRALERFKFEEFFLFELSMMKIKRQRIERAPGIQLQPGTLTKTFFNEILPFQLTDGQRTSLSDIKQDLQSGTQMNRLIQGDVGAGKTVVAIGAMLMAIDNGWQTAFMAPTEILAEQHYYTIKEYLEQLGVNFRLLTGSQSTSLRNDVLSDIAGGTCQIAVGTHAIFQDKVQFNKLGLVVIDEQHRFGVKQRNEILQKGDHPHLLVMSATPIPRSLAMTIYSDLDISVIKDLPSGRKPAKTAVRSDSEREAVYSFVKQQVESGDQVYVIFPLIEESEVMDLKDATMGYEKLKKRFPDFSIDLLHGQMDSSEKESKMRKFSEGETQILVSTTVIEVGVDVPNATIMMIEHAERFGLSQLHQLRGRIGRGKKQSYCILLPDQKLTESARFRLKKMVETTDGFEIAEADLKLRGPGDFLGTKQSGLPEFKYADIIEDRLLLESAKNSAREIIQLDSELRSSKHQKLKKVFEPYFKERAEFFGIG, from the coding sequence TTGAAACTACTTGATCTCCATAACCTAAGTCAAAAACGGCTCAAAGCTCTTCATCAAAGCGGCATTCAAACCCCTCTTGATCTGTTAACCCTCTTCCCGCGGAGATATATTGATAAATCAAATATCCAACCGATTAAAAATTTGTATCAATTTTCAGATCCTGTAACCATAGTGGGGAAAGTTAAATCCAAAAATGTAGCCGGTTATAAATACAAACGGCGACTCGAGGTTTTGGTTCAGGATAACACCGCTGTGTGCAAAGCTGTTTTTTTTAAAGGGTGGAAATATTTCATTAATCAGTTTGAAGAAGGCTCATGGGTTTCTCTCTATGGCAAAGCCAAAAAGTATGGTAAGTATATGAGTATGGCTCATCCTGAAGTGGAGCAGCTTGAAAGCCTGGATAAGATGAAAATACCGGATACACTGATTCCTATCTATCCATCGAATAAACATTTCTCAAAAGCGTACATCTCCAACAAAATTGTAACCGGCTGGATCCAGGAAATTCTTGAAACAGTATCATTTGAGGATTTTCTACCTGAGAATATCCTATCAAACCATAATTTTCCAGCGCGCGGAAAGGCTTTTCAGATGATCCATCAACCCAAAACAAGACAACAGGCTACCCGTGCCCTTGAACGGTTTAAATTTGAGGAGTTCTTCCTGTTTGAACTAAGCATGATGAAGATCAAACGGCAGCGCATTGAACGAGCGCCGGGAATTCAATTGCAGCCAGGTACGCTTACAAAAACGTTCTTTAATGAGATTCTTCCTTTTCAGTTAACGGATGGACAACGAACCTCACTTTCTGATATTAAGCAAGATCTCCAGTCCGGTACCCAAATGAACCGGCTGATACAGGGAGATGTTGGCGCCGGAAAAACAGTTGTTGCCATTGGAGCTATGTTAATGGCGATTGACAACGGCTGGCAAACTGCCTTTATGGCTCCAACCGAAATTCTGGCTGAGCAGCACTACTATACCATCAAAGAGTACCTCGAACAACTCGGGGTCAATTTCCGCTTGCTTACGGGAAGTCAGTCCACATCATTGCGAAATGATGTTCTTTCTGATATTGCCGGGGGTACTTGCCAGATTGCTGTTGGTACTCACGCCATTTTCCAGGATAAAGTTCAGTTCAACAAACTGGGATTAGTAGTGATTGATGAGCAACACCGGTTTGGCGTGAAACAACGAAATGAGATTTTACAGAAAGGTGATCACCCTCATCTGTTAGTAATGTCTGCTACTCCCATCCCCCGCTCGTTGGCTATGACGATTTATAGTGATCTGGACATCTCCGTTATCAAAGATCTGCCATCAGGAAGAAAACCGGCAAAAACAGCTGTGCGATCTGACAGTGAACGCGAAGCCGTCTATAGTTTTGTAAAGCAGCAAGTTGAATCCGGAGATCAAGTCTATGTAATTTTCCCACTGATTGAAGAATCCGAAGTAATGGATCTGAAAGATGCTACCATGGGATATGAAAAGCTAAAAAAACGGTTTCCTGATTTTTCGATCGATCTACTTCACGGTCAAATGGATTCGAGTGAAAAAGAATCCAAAATGAGAAAATTTTCGGAGGGAGAAACTCAGATTTTGGTTTCTACTACAGTGATTGAGGTTGGCGTGGATGTTCCGAATGCCACAATCATGATGATTGAGCACGCAGAACGATTTGGATTATCTCAACTTCATCAGCTTCGGGGACGAATCGGGCGGGGTAAAAAGCAGAGCTACTGCATTCTGTTACCCGATCAAAAATTGACAGAATCCGCGCGCTTTCGTTTAAAGAAAATGGTAGAAACAACAGACGGTTTTGAAATTGCCGAGGCAGATCTGAAACTCCGCGGTCCCGGCGATTTTCTCGGAACGAAACAGAGTGGCCTGCCCGAGTTTAAGTATGCTGATATTATCGAAGACCGTCTGCTCCTGGAAAGTGCAAAAAACTCCGCAAGAGAGATTATTCAATTGGATTCTGAATTGAGATCATCCAAACATCAAAAACTCAAGAAAGTTTTTGAACCTTATTTTAAAGAGAGGGCAGAATTTTTTGGGATTGGGTAA
- the rfbD gene encoding dTDP-4-dehydrorhamnose reductase, with the protein MKFLITGATGQLGQEWVHFLTEKSLPFEAFSSGELDITDRTKVAEILSEIKPDVVINCAAYTDVDGSESESKKAFLVNERGVQNLANGCESVGAKLVHYSTDYVFSGSKEDQKKYPGGYPEEAETDPVNVYGKSKEAGEKILQQSNGEWMLVRVSWLCGRFGNNFIKTMLRLGSERDRLQVVEDQTGCPSLAFDVVEKTFQLLKKDLTGIFHISCEGKISWADLAEEIFEQSDLNVNVNRITSDQYPFTATRPMFTLLSTKKVEATGLNPLWWASGVDKLLDQIEELNEQKKAL; encoded by the coding sequence ATGAAATTTTTGATCACCGGAGCCACGGGACAATTGGGCCAAGAGTGGGTTCATTTTTTGACTGAAAAGAGCTTGCCGTTTGAAGCTTTTTCTTCTGGTGAACTGGATATTACGGACAGAACAAAAGTGGCTGAAATACTGAGCGAGATTAAACCGGATGTGGTGATCAATTGTGCGGCGTACACGGATGTTGATGGATCAGAATCCGAATCAAAAAAAGCCTTTCTGGTGAATGAAAGGGGAGTCCAAAATCTGGCAAATGGGTGTGAATCGGTCGGCGCAAAGTTGGTTCACTACAGCACCGACTATGTTTTTTCCGGCAGTAAGGAGGATCAAAAAAAATATCCCGGCGGATATCCGGAAGAAGCTGAAACAGATCCGGTGAATGTGTATGGAAAATCGAAAGAAGCGGGTGAAAAAATTCTTCAGCAATCGAATGGTGAGTGGATGTTGGTGCGGGTGTCGTGGCTGTGCGGGCGATTTGGAAATAATTTTATAAAAACGATGCTTCGGTTAGGTTCAGAGCGGGATAGGTTACAGGTTGTGGAGGATCAAACCGGCTGTCCCTCGCTGGCGTTTGATGTAGTTGAGAAAACATTTCAGCTTCTTAAAAAAGATTTAACAGGAATATTTCATATCAGTTGTGAAGGAAAAATAAGCTGGGCAGATTTGGCTGAAGAAATTTTTGAACAGAGTGACCTGAATGTGAATGTAAATAGAATTACCTCCGACCAATATCCATTTACTGCAACCCGGCCAATGTTTACATTACTGTCCACCAAAAAAGTTGAAGCAACGGGATTAAATCCTTTGTGGTGGGCATCTGGAGTAGATAAATTATTGGATCAGATTGAAGAACTCAATGAACAGAAAAAAGCTCTTTGA
- the rfbB gene encoding dTDP-glucose 4,6-dehydratase, producing MKLIVTGGAGFIGSNLILYLHNNYPDIEIVNIDKLTYASDLSYLEPIKQSDRYRFKKLDIVDRDAIRDLFKKWHPDGIIHLAAESHVDNSIKGPEPFVYSNMVGTFNLLEESRLIWEQYEKDLKPKRFLHISTDEVYGTLGDEGSFSESTPYAPNSPYSASKAGSDFLVRSYHHTFGMNTVITNCSNNYGPHQHDEKLIPTVIRKALSGEDIPVYGKGENVRDWLFVEDHCRALTTVFLEGKSGEQYNIGGDNEWQNIELVNHICEILNNEIGDGPDGDYKNLISFVTDRPGHDYRYAVDASKIKQELGWTPSQEFDNMLRETVRWYIDRYAK from the coding sequence ATGAAATTAATTGTAACCGGCGGTGCCGGATTTATCGGTTCGAACCTGATTCTTTACCTCCACAATAACTATCCCGATATAGAAATTGTAAATATCGATAAACTTACCTACGCTTCCGATTTGAGCTACCTGGAGCCGATTAAACAGTCGGACCGGTACCGCTTTAAAAAACTGGATATCGTGGACAGGGATGCCATTCGCGACCTGTTTAAGAAATGGCATCCGGACGGAATCATCCATCTGGCGGCTGAATCTCACGTGGATAATTCAATTAAAGGACCTGAACCGTTTGTGTACTCAAACATGGTGGGTACGTTTAACCTTCTGGAAGAAAGCCGGCTGATTTGGGAGCAATACGAAAAAGATCTGAAGCCCAAGCGGTTTTTGCATATCTCAACAGATGAAGTGTATGGAACTCTTGGAGATGAGGGAAGCTTTAGTGAGTCCACTCCGTATGCTCCAAACTCTCCCTATTCGGCATCGAAGGCGGGAAGTGATTTTTTAGTTCGCTCGTACCATCACACCTTTGGAATGAATACGGTGATTACCAACTGCTCAAACAATTACGGTCCGCACCAGCACGATGAAAAACTGATTCCAACCGTGATTCGAAAAGCTTTGAGCGGAGAAGATATTCCCGTTTATGGGAAGGGCGAAAATGTGCGCGACTGGCTCTTTGTGGAGGATCACTGCCGGGCACTGACCACAGTTTTTTTGGAGGGAAAATCCGGCGAGCAGTATAACATCGGCGGAGATAATGAGTGGCAGAATATAGAGCTGGTGAACCATATCTGCGAAATTTTAAATAATGAAATAGGTGACGGGCCAGATGGAGATTACAAGAACCTAATCAGCTTTGTAACCGACCGCCCCGGCCATGACTACCGCTATGCCGTGGATGCCTCAAAGATTAAACAAGAGCTGGGGTGGACACCTTCGCAGGAATTTGATAACATGCTTAGAGAAACGGTTCGTTGGTATATTGACCGGTATGCTAAGTAA
- a CDS encoding M20 family peptidase: MAKKILFILLGAFLTFVVVVLVRTFQLGDTQIEPQANPQVTWDEDAMIRRFSESVQYQTISGDDGAEMDSTAFYDYLDFLRVSFPRVHNTLEDTLFNDLTPLYYWEGTDPSLDPVLLMGHYDVVPVDSSDIDGWTYPPFSGIVQDGFIWGRGTMDNKFNVMGLLETAEYLIAEGYQPTRSIYFAFGHDEEIGGDQGARAVSRYLQDNGVFLQTVLDEGGRVVEGAFPLDRPVAMVGIAEKGYLSLELIAKSSGGHSSRPSKQNSVAILSEAIVNLSENQFPARIDGVVEQMFNSFADEMPFSFKIVYANRWLTEGFFRNQLLSDPATAAMIRTTIAPTMVRAGVKENVLPNEARAIVNFRILPGDTFETVTSHVRNVIDDERISIQRYGDIQVLPSSISNVNSSGFESLQQTIMDVMRDVYVAPYLVFGATDSRHFSSISDQVYRFAPMTISTDDLSRMHGTGERVSVESYLNTVRFYSHYIRLNTE, encoded by the coding sequence ATGGCCAAAAAAATTCTGTTTATACTTCTGGGAGCTTTCCTAACATTTGTAGTTGTGGTTCTCGTGAGAACTTTTCAGCTCGGAGACACTCAAATTGAACCACAAGCGAATCCGCAGGTAACATGGGATGAGGATGCGATGATTCGCCGTTTTTCGGAATCCGTTCAATACCAAACAATATCCGGGGATGATGGTGCAGAAATGGATTCAACTGCTTTTTATGATTACCTGGATTTTCTAAGAGTATCATTCCCGCGTGTACATAATACTCTGGAAGATACTCTCTTCAATGATTTAACTCCCCTGTATTACTGGGAAGGAACCGATCCATCCCTGGATCCTGTCTTATTAATGGGACATTATGATGTAGTGCCTGTGGATTCTTCAGATATTGATGGTTGGACATATCCCCCGTTTTCGGGAATTGTACAGGATGGATTCATCTGGGGACGGGGTACAATGGATAATAAATTCAATGTGATGGGACTATTGGAAACGGCTGAATACCTGATTGCTGAGGGATATCAGCCCACGCGGAGTATTTACTTTGCATTTGGTCATGATGAGGAGATTGGTGGAGATCAGGGAGCAAGAGCCGTATCGAGATACCTGCAAGACAATGGCGTTTTCCTGCAGACAGTACTGGATGAGGGCGGGAGAGTAGTTGAAGGAGCGTTCCCTCTTGACCGGCCTGTTGCCATGGTGGGGATCGCCGAAAAGGGATATTTGTCACTTGAATTGATTGCAAAATCTTCCGGCGGCCATTCTTCAAGGCCCTCAAAGCAAAATTCTGTTGCAATTCTAAGTGAGGCGATTGTAAATCTTTCGGAGAACCAGTTTCCCGCCCGAATTGACGGAGTTGTTGAACAGATGTTTAATTCGTTTGCGGATGAAATGCCATTTAGCTTTAAGATTGTCTATGCGAACAGATGGTTAACAGAAGGATTCTTCCGAAATCAGTTATTATCTGATCCGGCCACTGCAGCAATGATCCGAACCACAATTGCTCCAACCATGGTAAGAGCCGGCGTGAAAGAAAATGTACTACCAAATGAGGCAAGAGCAATCGTCAATTTTAGAATTCTCCCCGGGGATACATTTGAAACGGTTACGAGCCATGTGAGAAATGTGATTGACGATGAACGAATCAGCATTCAGCGGTACGGTGATATCCAGGTTTTGCCTTCCAGCATATCCAATGTAAACAGTTCCGGGTTTGAATCATTACAACAAACCATTATGGATGTCATGCGGGATGTGTACGTTGCACCCTATCTTGTCTTTGGAGCCACTGATTCAAGACATTTCTCATCCATATCCGACCAGGTTTATCGATTTGCCCCGATGACCATCTCAACAGATGATTTGAGCCGCATGCATGGAACCGGCGAACGTGTGAGCGTGGAATCCTACTTGAATACAGTTCGGTTTTATTCGCACTATATTCGCCTGAATACTGAGTAG
- a CDS encoding EVE domain-containing protein → MSKRQYWLMKSEPDVYSIDDLEKDGTEPWDSIRNYEARNNMRDEMNVGDRALFYHSNVRPPVITGVMEVCSESYPDPTQFNPDHDYFDPKSSEEDPTWHLVDVKFIQKFDNPVTRDELKKHDDLLEMQLFKRNRLSITKVRESEYKKILKLADAEEK, encoded by the coding sequence ATGAGTAAACGACAGTATTGGTTGATGAAGTCAGAGCCGGATGTCTACAGTATTGATGATCTTGAAAAAGATGGAACCGAACCATGGGATTCCATTCGAAATTATGAAGCGAGAAACAACATGAGAGATGAGATGAATGTGGGAGACCGTGCTCTGTTTTATCATTCTAATGTGCGTCCACCTGTTATAACCGGAGTAATGGAAGTTTGCAGTGAATCCTATCCCGATCCCACACAGTTCAATCCGGATCATGATTACTTTGATCCGAAAAGCAGTGAGGAAGATCCCACCTGGCATTTAGTGGATGTAAAGTTTATCCAAAAATTCGACAATCCTGTCACAAGAGATGAGTTGAAAAAGCATGATGATCTGTTGGAAATGCAACTTTTTAAACGAAACAGACTTTCGATTACCAAGGTAAGGGAATCTGAGTATAAGAAGATCTTAAAACTTGCCGATGCCGAAGAAAAATAA
- a CDS encoding DUF4835 family protein, with protein MIRILIFSLFGLILPSVGVAQEFQCDVSLNTRQISGTSYDYISELETALENYINDYRWTNDRYQDHERIRCSFQIVLTGVDNNFNYTAEIALSVRRPIYNTNQESLAILLSDNNWRFHYPQNNNLIHDDLQFDDLTSFVDFYVYVMLGYDYDTFSELGGTRYYSQAQSIFEIGQNSGSQGWGRSIGAQRNRYGLINDITSPAYEEFRKAIYRYHRLGLDQFTTQPEEARNQVLEALEMIQENKQLTNNNYLFDIFFSAKYTEIVAIFRDADAQMRTRAYNILRDVDPAHTSEYENLQS; from the coding sequence ATGATTAGAATTTTAATTTTTTCACTTTTTGGTTTGATTTTGCCGTCCGTTGGTGTAGCCCAGGAGTTTCAATGCGATGTATCTCTCAACACCCGCCAGATTAGCGGTACATCGTACGATTATATATCTGAACTGGAAACTGCCCTTGAAAATTATATCAACGATTACCGCTGGACAAATGATCGTTACCAAGATCATGAGCGTATTCGATGCAGTTTTCAAATTGTACTTACAGGAGTGGATAATAATTTTAATTACACTGCAGAAATCGCTCTGTCTGTCCGCCGGCCTATCTACAATACCAACCAGGAGTCGCTTGCTATTCTGCTAAGTGATAACAATTGGCGGTTCCATTATCCACAAAATAACAACCTCATTCACGATGATCTTCAGTTCGATGATCTGACCAGTTTTGTAGACTTTTATGTATATGTGATGCTTGGATACGATTACGATACGTTTTCTGAACTTGGCGGAACCCGTTATTATAGCCAGGCACAATCAATTTTTGAGATTGGCCAGAATTCAGGTTCCCAGGGCTGGGGGCGATCTATCGGGGCCCAGCGCAATCGGTATGGGCTGATTAATGATATTACCAGTCCGGCGTATGAAGAGTTCAGAAAAGCAATCTACCGGTACCACCGGCTTGGGCTCGACCAGTTTACAACTCAACCGGAAGAAGCGCGAAACCAAGTATTAGAAGCCCTTGAAATGATCCAGGAGAACAAACAGCTTACCAATAATAACTACCTGTTTGATATTTTCTTTAGTGCAAAGTACACAGAAATTGTCGCAATTTTTCGCGATGCGGATGCCCAAATGAGAACCCGTGCCTATAATATTCTGAGAGATGTTGATCCTGCCCACACCTCTGAATACGAAAATTTACAAAGCTGA
- the rpsL gene encoding 30S ribosomal protein S12 — translation MPTIQQLIRKGRKSKTSKTTAPALQSSPQKRGVCTRVYTTTPKKPNSALRKVARVRLTNGFEVTAYIPGEGHNLQEHSIVLIRGGRVKDLPGVRYHIVRGTLDTAGVDDRKQGRSRYGTKKPKG, via the coding sequence GTGCCAACAATACAACAACTCATTCGCAAAGGTAGAAAAAGCAAGACCAGTAAAACAACTGCTCCTGCTTTACAAAGCTCCCCGCAAAAACGCGGTGTTTGCACACGTGTTTATACAACAACACCCAAAAAGCCGAACTCAGCACTCCGTAAAGTTGCAAGGGTTCGATTAACGAACGGCTTTGAAGTAACCGCTTATATTCCAGGTGAAGGTCACAATCTCCAGGAGCACAGTATTGTGCTTATTCGTGGCGGTCGTGTGAAAGACTTGCCTGGTGTTCGGTATCACATTGTTCGTGGTACGCTGGATACTGCTGGTGTAGATGACAGAAAGCAAGGAAGAAGTCGCTACGGCACCAAGAAACCAAAAGGGTAA
- the rfbC gene encoding dTDP-4-dehydrorhamnose 3,5-epimerase, which yields MQFEKTSLDEVWLIKPRIFEDDRGHFLESFRKEIFKEKGVEYDFVQDNISTSTKGTVRGLHYQKHPYSQAKLVMAIYGEILDVAVDIRKDSPTFGKYFSAILNDQNRYMMLVSSGFAHGFSVLSDQATVAYKCNQYYHKESERGVLWNDPALQIDWQTKSPILSEKDKQQPLLKDIQPNDLF from the coding sequence ATGCAATTTGAAAAAACATCGCTGGATGAAGTTTGGTTGATTAAACCCCGAATTTTTGAGGATGACAGGGGACATTTTCTTGAATCGTTTCGAAAAGAGATTTTTAAAGAAAAGGGCGTGGAGTACGATTTTGTACAGGATAATATCTCAACATCGACAAAGGGCACGGTTCGCGGGCTTCATTATCAAAAACATCCGTACAGCCAGGCAAAACTGGTGATGGCCATTTACGGCGAAATACTGGATGTAGCTGTTGATATACGAAAGGATTCACCCACTTTTGGCAAATATTTTTCTGCGATTTTAAATGATCAGAATCGATATATGATGTTGGTGTCATCTGGCTTTGCCCATGGATTTTCTGTTCTTTCTGATCAAGCGACGGTAGCGTATAAATGCAATCAATATTATCACAAGGAATCGGAGCGGGGTGTTCTCTGGAATGATCCGGCTCTGCAGATCGACTGGCAAACCAAATCACCTATTTTATCAGAAAAAGATAAACAGCAACCGTTATTAAAAGACATTCAACCAAACGACCTATTCTAA
- a CDS encoding FISUMP domain-containing protein, which yields MNHYFDADYSYSCGTFTDPRNNKEYELACIGDQTWFAENLNYNTGNSWCYDNDSENCKSLGRLYDWQTAQSACPDGWHLPSEEEWLVLANTLGGTDVAGGKLKGLTGWNEPNVGASNSSGWSAFGSGIYIQKGEHTQSHGFMDKGEMAYFWSSTESTGYAGPTAVGLSLRRSGKSMSLPPSLMKSNGQSCRCVKDN from the coding sequence TTGAACCATTATTTTGACGCTGATTACAGCTACAGTTGCGGAACGTTTACTGATCCACGAAACAACAAAGAATATGAATTAGCTTGTATCGGCGATCAAACCTGGTTTGCTGAAAACTTGAACTATAATACCGGTAATAGCTGGTGCTACGACAATGATTCCGAAAATTGTAAAAGCCTGGGGCGACTATATGACTGGCAAACAGCACAATCTGCCTGTCCTGATGGATGGCATTTACCCAGTGAAGAAGAGTGGCTGGTTTTAGCGAATACATTAGGTGGAACAGACGTTGCCGGTGGTAAATTAAAAGGACTTACAGGATGGAATGAACCTAATGTTGGCGCCAGTAACAGCTCAGGATGGTCTGCATTTGGAAGTGGAATATACATACAAAAAGGAGAGCACACACAAAGCCATGGTTTTATGGATAAGGGGGAAATGGCATATTTTTGGTCTTCTACGGAAAGCACCGGTTATGCAGGACCCACAGCTGTTGGATTATCTTTAAGAAGATCGGGTAAATCTATGTCATTACCTCCCTCGTTGATGAAATCAAATGGACAATCTTGCCGTTGTGTAAAAGATAACTGA
- a CDS encoding sugar phosphate nucleotidyltransferase, with protein MKGIILAGGTGSRLYPLTKVTNKHLLPVGNKPMIYYPIEKLTSAGIEEILIVTGTEHMGDVVNLLGSGKDFGCRFTYKVQDEAGGIAQALGLAENFCGDEPMTVILGDNIFEAGLSKALENFDGSGAQILIKQVEDPERFGVAELEGDRIVGIEEKPDQPKSEFAVTGIYMYDPQVFDLIRNLEPSDRGELEITDVNNHYIKNGAMKYSILDGWWTDAGTPESYKVANNLAHKLV; from the coding sequence ATGAAAGGAATAATATTAGCCGGGGGAACCGGTTCGAGATTGTACCCACTCACCAAAGTGACAAATAAACACCTGCTGCCTGTTGGCAACAAACCGATGATCTACTACCCCATCGAGAAGTTAACGAGTGCCGGAATTGAAGAGATACTGATTGTAACCGGAACCGAACATATGGGCGATGTTGTAAATCTTTTGGGATCTGGCAAAGATTTTGGTTGTCGGTTTACCTATAAAGTGCAGGATGAAGCCGGCGGTATAGCCCAGGCACTTGGATTGGCAGAAAACTTCTGCGGGGATGAACCGATGACTGTAATCCTGGGGGATAATATTTTTGAAGCAGGGCTCTCCAAAGCTCTTGAGAATTTTGATGGGTCCGGCGCTCAAATTCTGATCAAGCAGGTGGAAGATCCCGAAAGATTTGGTGTTGCCGAGCTTGAGGGTGATAGAATTGTGGGTATTGAAGAGAAGCCCGATCAGCCCAAATCGGAATTTGCAGTAACGGGTATATATATGTACGATCCGCAGGTTTTCGACCTGATTAGAAACCTGGAGCCTTCGGACCGTGGCGAACTCGAAATTACGGATGTAAACAATCACTACATCAAAAATGGGGCGATGAAATATTCCATTCTGGATGGATGGTGGACGGATGCGGGAACCCCCGAATCGTATAAAGTGGCGAATAATCTTGCCCATAAATTGGTTTAA